TATGAGCGGAAGGTGCAGATCAAGGAAAGCCGGTTTTCAGACCCTGTCCGTAAATCGGCACGCATCGAGCTTTTCATGGAAGAGAAAACAGAATAGAGGGGCCTGTGCTCCGACAGGATTAATTGCAATGACACCTGAAGAACGGAAAAGCTATTTTTAACCCCACTGTTCTTTTGGTGATTTTTTAAAGTATGGTATTAAAAAGAAGTCCCATGTGATGTGACCACCCTTTACTGGACAAAACAGTAGAGGGGTTTTTCTTATGTGTTACAGTTATGAATTTTAATTAAAATGTGTAGAATTGTATAAAGAAGGAAGCTGGATGGAAACACCAGAAGATGTTAAAACAAAATCTTTCAGAGATAAAATTAGACAATAGTGTCGAATTGTAGAACCGTGTGGTTCGCAGGCGTTAAAACATTCTGATCAATCTAAAGAATGGACACCTGAAGAAAAGTTGAAGTTAGTTTCACTTGTTCTTGCTGGTAAATCTATTTCTATCGTTGCTGTTTCTGCTGGTATTAGCAATGGATTGCTTTGCCAATGGGTTCAAAAATATAAGACAATGGGATATAATGGACTTGTAAATAAAAAACGAGGTGGATCACCCGTGGAAAATGTACTATAACCATGAATCGGAATATAAATCTTTTGAAGCGTTCTCAGTAGCAGTTAAAGAATATAGATACTACTATAATAACAAAAGAATTCAGGCTAAAACAAAATGGATGCCGCCTGTGATTTACAGACAAGCATCCACACAATAATTTCTATTCGATATGTGTCCAGAAATCTGGGTTCACATCACAGGGGGCTTCTTTTTAAATGCTTTATTTTGCTTTGATATCCAGATAGCATTCATAGGCTTCTGCGCCAGTGCGTCCGTTGTGAACGACCTCGCGGATGGCCTGGATCATGGCTTTAGGATCGTCTGCCTGGAAGACGTTACGCCCCATATCAACGCCGTGGGCGCCGCGGCTGATAGCCTGATAAGCCATTTCGAGGGCTTCGGCCTCCGGAATTTTCTTACCGCCGGCAATGACGAGGGGAACTGGGCAGGCAGCTGCAACTTCTTCAAAGTTATCGCAGTAGTAGACCTTGACGATCTGTGCGCCGAATTCTGCCAGCATGCGGGTTGCCAGGGAGAAATACTTGGTAGTGCGCTCCATTTCCTTACCAACGGCGACAACGCCGAGGGTGGGAATGCCGTAGCGGTTGCCTGCGTCAATGGTTTTTACGATGTTACTGATACTTTCACATTCGCCCTCTGAGCCGATGAAGGACTGGATGGCCATACAGGTGGCGTTCATGCGGATGGCGTCCTCAATATCGACACCGATGACTTCATGGCTCATATCATCTTTAAGGACAGAGCTTCCAGCAGAGCAGCGCAGCGCAATGGCTTTTTTGCAGTCTGGCGGAATACAGGTACGCAGTGCACCCCGGGTGCCCATGAGGACATCTGCGTAGTCCATGAGTGGTGGGATAGCCAGGTCAAGGCGTTCGAGGCCCTGAGTTGGTCCCATAATATAGCCGTGGTCAAAAGCGAGCATGATGGTGTTGCCGCTTTTGGGGTCAAAGATCTGGGATAGGCGTGTTTTCATACCCCAATCTACGTTTTCCATGCCTTTGACGTGGAAACTTTTATTTTCTGCCGGTTGGTCAAAACCGAAATTTTTTGCGTGTTTGTTGCCGTCTTTATCTGCCATAAGTTTAATCTCCTTTATTCTGAATTAAAAAGCGGCGTTTAAAGGCCGCTTTTGTGATTTGTCGTTGCTTAACTTAAACTACTTTGTATGGGGTTTTACATGGAGCATTCCAGTATTTCAGTTCTTCTTCGTCTACGCGGGCCATAAACATCTGGAAGCCTGCTGTTTCCTGTACAGTTAGGATTTCGCCGACCCAGCTTGCTTTAACGTGGATATCTTTTTCTTCCAGGTATTTGTAAACCTTGCGGAAAACAATGAGAAGTTCCATTAATGTGGAGGAGCCGCTGCCGTTGATGAATACCATCACGTCTTCGCCGGCTTTAAGATCAAGGTCTGCGATTAGTTCGTCTGCCATGATCACAGCGGTTTCATCGGCTGATTTCATTGGCTGGCGTCCACCGCCGCCTTCACCGTGCTGTCCCATGCCAACTTCCATTTCGTCATCGCCTAAGGTAGAGATAACTTCGCCGTTTGCCGGATGGGTTGCGCCCTTGGCGGCTACAGCGATGGTTGCCATGTTGTCTGCGAATTTCTGGGCAATGGCAGCTACTTCGTCTAAGGATTTGCCTTCAGCTGCGGCAGCAGCAGCGATTTTGTATACAGGTACACAGCCAACCAGGCCGCGGCGGTCGTCTGCGTTGGAGCGCGGTGCGTTGGCAATATCTTCCTGAGTAACCACTTTTTTAACGTTTAAGCCTAATTTTGCGGCTTCTTTCATTGTTTTGTTGCCTGTGAGCATATCGCCTGCGTGATTTAAAACAACGAATAAAACGCCGTGGCCTTTATCGGCCATCTTTAAAGCTTCGATACAGGCCTTGTAGCCAGGCGCTGCGAAAATATCCCCGATAACGCAGATGTCTACCATGCCTTCGCCGACAAAGCCTTCGATGGCTGGTTCGTGGCCAGCGCCGCCTAAGGTTACGACGGTTACGCGGTCTGCATCCTTTAATTTTTTGTTAACAACCAGGTTGTTGCCTGTCACTTCGATAATATCTGGGTTTGCCAGTTCCAGGCCTTCCAGTAATTCAGATACGATGTTTTCCGGCTGGTTTAAAAATTTTTTCATGGTCATTTTAGTATTTCCCCCTGTTAATTTAGATTATATTTGGTTTTTAAATTTGTTTTTTTAAAAGGATCGTATTTTTTCAGAAAAAATGCGTTTGTTCGGTTACTGCTCGCCCGCTAACGCTCCTTGCTCGCTACCAGTTTTCTTTGAAAACGGGACCTCACAAGGAGCGTATTTTTTCTAAAAAACAGAAATCCAGATTGGAGTGTTTTTCAGAAAAAATGCGTTTGTTCGGTTACCGCTCGCCCGCTAACGCTTCTTGCTCGCTGCCAGTTTTCTTTGAAAACTGGACCTCACTTCATTTCCATCAGCTCGAGGACGGTGTCGTGTACGGATACAAAGGCGATGTCCAGGGTTTCGTCAACGGCCATTCTTCCGTTTAAGACGGTGGCGCCTTCTTCTTCGATGAACTGGTCGATATTTGGTACTTTATAGGCAACGTGGGTTTTGTTTACAACATCCGGGTGAAGGGGAGTCCCTTCTTCAAAACGCAGGTATTCAAATTTCAGATCGTTGTTGTCCGGGCCGGAGATATAAACCTTCAGGCCTTCAGCGTAATCTTCAGGTAATACAGTTTCCTTTACAGGAACGCCAACGTGCATGATTTCATATTTCATCTTAAATTCCTCCTAAGAACTTAATAAATTAGAATAAATTAAAGGGCGTAGCCCTCTGCCAAACCTTCGTAGAACAGGGCGAAGGAGACAGAGCCGGGATCGGTGTGACCGATGGCGCGGTCGCCGATGTAGCGGGCGCGTCCATATTTCCCCAGCATATCTGAGGTCGCATCGGAGCCTTCACGGGCAGCTTTGGCAGCCTGGTTCAGGACTTCCTGATTAATCTTATCGGCGTTTCGGATAACCTCAGTCGCCGGATAAATGGCATCCATCATGGATTTCCCACCTGGCTTTGCGCCGGATGTATCGAAAAATTCTTCGTAGGCGCCGAGCAGGATGGTCTTAATGAAGGAGTCGGTATCTTCGCTGGGGTCGGCTGTATCGGCCATTCCGCAGATAAAGGAGCCAAACAGAGGAGCCGCGGAGCCGCCGCTGATATCCTCCAGGGTATCATTAAGCGTTTCCAGCGCTTCTTTGAGGTTG
The DNA window shown above is from Eubacterium limosum and carries:
- a CDS encoding helix-turn-helix domain-containing protein, whose translation is MVEPCGSQALKHSDQSKEWTPEEKLKLVSLVLAGKSISIVAVSAGISNGLLCQWVQKYKTMGYNGLVNKKRGGSPVENVL
- a CDS encoding IS3 family transposase is translated as MYYNHESEYKSFEAFSVAVKEYRYYYNNKRIQAKTKWMPPVIYRQASTQ
- the lsrF gene encoding 3-hydroxy-5-phosphonooxypentane-2,4-dione thiolase translates to MADKDGNKHAKNFGFDQPAENKSFHVKGMENVDWGMKTRLSQIFDPKSGNTIMLAFDHGYIMGPTQGLERLDLAIPPLMDYADVLMGTRGALRTCIPPDCKKAIALRCSAGSSVLKDDMSHEVIGVDIEDAIRMNATCMAIQSFIGSEGECESISNIVKTIDAGNRYGIPTLGVVAVGKEMERTTKYFSLATRMLAEFGAQIVKVYYCDNFEEVAAACPVPLVIAGGKKIPEAEALEMAYQAISRGAHGVDMGRNVFQADDPKAMIQAIREVVHNGRTGAEAYECYLDIKAK
- a CDS encoding dihydroxyacetone kinase subunit DhaK; the encoded protein is MTMKKFLNQPENIVSELLEGLELANPDIIEVTGNNLVVNKKLKDADRVTVVTLGGAGHEPAIEGFVGEGMVDICVIGDIFAAPGYKACIEALKMADKGHGVLFVVLNHAGDMLTGNKTMKEAAKLGLNVKKVVTQEDIANAPRSNADDRRGLVGCVPVYKIAAAAAAEGKSLDEVAAIAQKFADNMATIAVAAKGATHPANGEVISTLGDDEMEVGMGQHGEGGGGRQPMKSADETAVIMADELIADLDLKAGEDVMVFINGSGSSTLMELLIVFRKVYKYLEEKDIHVKASWVGEILTVQETAGFQMFMARVDEEELKYWNAPCKTPYKVV
- a CDS encoding dihydroxyacetone kinase subunit L — encoded protein: MSVETLKIKNMLLTSANKIISSVENLTKLDCELGDGDHGTTMEKIAKALVSEVNVWNEETNLKEALETLNDTLEDISGGSAAPLFGSFICGMADTADPSEDTDSFIKTILLGAYEEFFDTSGAKPGGKSMMDAIYPATEVIRNADKINQEVLNQAAKAAREGSDATSDMLGKYGRARYIGDRAIGHTDPGSVSFALFYEGLAEGYAL